A single Perca flavescens isolate YP-PL-M2 chromosome 2, PFLA_1.0, whole genome shotgun sequence DNA region contains:
- the rcor3 gene encoding LOW QUALITY PROTEIN: REST corepressor 3 (The sequence of the model RefSeq protein was modified relative to this genomic sequence to represent the inferred CDS: inserted 2 bases in 1 codon), giving the protein MPGMMDKGSEYLGKGRSNGTKSPSNASNGHYSDESGSDDEHDVGMRVGADYQASIPEFEPGSSKYTEKDSGGMLVWSPYHNILDSKLDEYIALAKEKHGYNVEQALGMLFWHKHNIDKSLADLPNFTPFPDEWTVEDKVLFEQAFSFHGKSFHRIQQMLPDKSISSLVKYYYSWKKTRSRTSLMDRQARKLANRSNQDDSDEEMEEANPIEANDSDYDPNKETKKENPVEPVAAVGSKVALGRREHQTLQHRHHQRSRCRPPKGMYLTQEDVVAVSCSASAANTLLRQLDMELVSLKRQVQNAKQMNSGLKNALEAGIEEFRLAECNQKVNARWTTDEQLLAVQGVRKYGKDFQAIADVIGNKTLGQVKNFFVNYRRRFNLDEVLQEWEAEQGTRAPNGDSATSGEEGKTSATPSGKSTDEEDEEVQVTSSGASPAASSSSAQVAMTSSTSSSSSLHQPPPXLRPSLPATPSLHRQPPPLQQQARFLQPRPTLHQPPPLIRPSNPLPPRLNPRPPAPMSLGGNPGGSGPSSAQPPPGMAVHQSDASSSSLH; this is encoded by the exons ATGCCGGGGATGATGGATAAAGGCTCGGAGTATTTAGGGAAAGGTCGGTCCAACGGCACCAAGAGTCCGTCCAACGCGTCTAACGGACATTATTCAGACGAAAGCGGCAGCGACGACGAACACG ATGTGGGGATGCGGGTCGGAGCCGACTACCAGGCCAGCATTCCCGAGTTCGAGCCCG GGTCCAGTAAGTACACGGAGAAGGACAGTGGAGGGATGCTCGTCTGGTCTCCCTATCACAACATCCTGGACTCCAAAT TGGATGAATACATCGCCCTAGCCAAAGAGAAACATGGATACAACGTGGAGCAG gccctCGGCATGCTCTTCTGGCACAAACACAACATCGACAAGTCTCTGGCCGACCTGCCGAACTTCACTCCGTTCCCAGACGAGTGGACCGTGGAGGACAAGGTCCTGTTTGAGCAGGCCTTCAGCTTCCACGGGAAAAGCTTCCACCGCATCCAGCAGATG TTACCAGATAAATCCATCTCCAGTCTGGTGAAGTACTACTACTCCTGGAAGAAGACTCGCTCCAGAACCAGCCTGATGGACCGCCAGGCTCGGAAACTGGCCAACAGGAGTAACCAGGAcgacag tgatgaggagatggaggaggccAATCCGATCGAAGCCAACGACAGCGACTACGACCCCAACAAGGAAACCAAGAAAGAG aATCCGGTGGAGCCTGTGGCGGCGGTGGGCTCTAAGGTGGCGTTGGGCCGGCGAGAGCACCAGACCCTGCAGCACCGGCACCACCAGCGCTCCCGCTGCCGCCCCCCCAAAGGCATGTACCTGACCCAGGAGGACGTGGTGGCCGTGTCCTGCAGCGCCTCGGCCGCCAACACGCTGCTCCGCCAGCTGGACATGGAGCTGGTGTCCCTCAAGAGACAG GTGCAGAACGCCAAACAGATGAACAGCGGCCTGAAGAACGCGCTGGAGGCGGGGATCGAGGAGTTCAGACTGGCTGAG tgtaACCAGAAGGTGAACGCCCGCTGGACCACAGACGAGCAGCTCCTGGCTGTTCAAG GTGTGAGGAAGTACGGCAAGGACTTCCAGGCAATCGCCGACGTGATCGGGAACAAGACGCTGGGCCAGGTGAAGAACTTCTTCGTCAACTACCGGCGGCGGTTCAACCTGGACGAGGTCCTGCAGGAGTGGGAGGCGGAGCAGGGCACGCGGGCGCCCAACGGGGACAGCGCCACCTCTGGAGAGGAGGGGAAGACCTCCGCCACGCCGTCAGGGAAGAGCACCGACGAAGAGGACGAAGAG GTTCAGGTGACCTCGTCAGGTGCGTCTCCCGCGGCCTCGTCTTCTTCGGCTCAGGTTGCCATGACGTCcagcacctcctcctcctcctccctccaccAGCCCCCCCC GCTGCGGCCCTCCCTGCCGGCCACGCCCTCCCTGCACCGCCAGCCCCCGCCTCTCCAGCAGCAGGCTCGTTTCCTGCAGCCGCGGCCCACGCTGCACCAGCCGCCGCCGCTCATCCGCCCCTCCAACCCGCTGCCCCCCCGTCTCAACCCCCGCCCGCCTGCTCCCATGAGCCTCGGCGGCAACCCGGGGGGGTCGGGTCCGAGCTCCGCCCAGCCACCCCCCGGCATGGCCGTCCACCAATCAGACGCCTCGTCCTCCTCCCTCCACTGA